A genomic segment from Deinococcus sp. YIM 77859 encodes:
- the purC gene encoding phosphoribosylaminoimidazolesuccinocarboxamide synthase, translated as MKLEQRYEGKAKKVYATENPLEYVVEYKDDATAFNGVKRAQIRGKGAINNAITAHLFPLLEQAGIPTHFLEKLSEREQRVRAVTIIPVEVIVRNVAAGSFAKRLGLEEGTPLARPVVEYCLKSDALGDPLINTDTAVALGWASPEDLARLRELALRTRDVLTPYFAERGIRLIDFKLEFGRTHDGTIVLADEISPDTCRFWDMATGEKLDKDRFRRDLGGVEEAYAQMLSRVTGGGGQDVA; from the coding sequence ATGAAGCTTGAGCAGCGCTACGAAGGCAAGGCGAAAAAGGTCTACGCGACCGAGAATCCCCTGGAATACGTGGTGGAGTACAAAGACGACGCGACCGCCTTTAATGGGGTCAAACGGGCCCAGATCAGGGGGAAGGGCGCCATCAACAACGCGATCACCGCCCATCTCTTTCCCCTGCTCGAACAGGCCGGGATTCCCACCCACTTTCTGGAAAAGCTCTCGGAACGCGAGCAGCGGGTGCGGGCCGTCACGATCATTCCCGTCGAGGTGATTGTGCGCAACGTGGCCGCCGGAAGCTTTGCCAAGAGGCTGGGGCTGGAGGAAGGCACGCCGCTTGCGCGCCCCGTCGTCGAATACTGCCTCAAGTCCGACGCGCTCGGTGACCCGCTGATCAACACCGACACGGCGGTCGCGCTGGGCTGGGCGAGCCCAGAGGACCTGGCACGCCTGCGCGAACTCGCGCTGCGGACCCGCGATGTTCTCACGCCGTACTTTGCCGAGCGCGGCATCCGCCTCATCGACTTCAAGCTGGAGTTTGGCCGCACCCACGACGGCACGATCGTCCTGGCCGACGAGATCAGCCCCGATACCTGCCGCTTCTGGGACATGGCGACGGGCGAGAAGCTCGACAAAGACCGCTTCCGCCGTGACCTCGGCGGGGTCGAGGAGGCCTACGCGCAGATGCTCTCGCGCGTGACGGGAGGAGGGGGACAGGATGTGGCTTGA
- the purS gene encoding phosphoribosylformylglycinamidine synthase subunit PurS, whose product MPTYHAKVIVTLKPSILDPQGRTVERALSHLDHANVSGVRVGKYIELTLTGERADVERQLAELVEQVLSNPVMENARWELEEAQ is encoded by the coding sequence ATGCCCACCTATCACGCCAAAGTCATTGTGACCCTCAAGCCGTCCATCCTTGATCCCCAGGGCCGCACCGTCGAGCGGGCCCTGTCCCATCTCGACCACGCCAATGTGTCGGGGGTGCGGGTCGGAAAGTACATCGAACTCACGCTGACGGGCGAGCGTGCGGACGTGGAGCGCCAACTGGCTGAGCTCGTTGAACAGGTCCTCAGCAACCCCGTGATGGAAAACGCCCGCTGGGAGTTGGAAGAGGCCCAATGA
- the purQ gene encoding phosphoribosylformylglycinamidine synthase subunit PurQ, whose protein sequence is MKTAVIQFPGSNCDADALHAARLTLDPDAQFVWHTEAGLPQGTDLVFLPGGFSYGDHLRSGAIAARSPIMAAVKEHAERGGYVLGVCNGFQVLTEAGLLPGALSRNRDLHFRCAPVHLRVENAHTAFTAAYQPGQIIEIPIAHGEGNYYADPETVARLETEGRVVFRYLDNPNGSLNDIAGIVNERGNVLGMMPHPERAVEELLGSVDGRGLFASLKGAWPA, encoded by the coding sequence ATGAAAACCGCCGTCATCCAGTTTCCCGGCTCCAACTGCGACGCGGACGCCCTGCATGCCGCCCGCCTGACCCTGGACCCGGACGCGCAGTTCGTGTGGCACACCGAGGCGGGGCTGCCGCAGGGCACCGACCTGGTGTTCTTGCCGGGGGGCTTTTCCTACGGGGATCACCTCCGAAGCGGCGCGATCGCCGCCCGCAGCCCCATCATGGCCGCGGTCAAAGAACATGCCGAGCGGGGCGGCTACGTCTTGGGCGTGTGTAACGGCTTTCAGGTGCTCACCGAGGCGGGGCTTTTGCCCGGCGCGCTCTCGCGCAACCGCGACCTGCACTTTCGCTGCGCGCCCGTGCATCTGCGGGTGGAAAACGCGCACACGGCCTTTACGGCGGCGTACCAGCCCGGGCAGATCATCGAAATTCCCATCGCGCACGGCGAGGGCAACTACTACGCCGACCCCGAGACGGTCGCCCGGCTGGAGACCGAGGGCCGGGTGGTCTTTCGCTACCTGGATAACCCCAACGGTTCACTCAACGACATCGCGGGCATTGTGAATGAAAGGGGCAATGTGCTGGGCATGATGCCGCACCCCGAACGAGCTGTAGAAGAACTTTTGGGCAGCGTGGACGGCAGAGGACTCTTTGCGAGCCTGAAGGGGGCGTGGCCCGCATGA
- a CDS encoding dynamin family protein has product MLVSGRVQDLLSQERALLADLQAFLEAQGAPPEAVDYARQAARSLDETFLLVVVGEFNAGKSSFVNALLGSPVLPEGVTPTTDRIYVLVHGDRPGQLEPTRDPFVSRLTYPLPSLEGVALVDTPGTNAIIRQHQALTEGFLPRADLVLFLTSADRPFTESERQFLSLAARWGRSVILVVNKADLLETPEQREQVREFVEKGARGVLGLTPPVFLISARAEQRGGDPGFAALREVLKTRLSETERTRLKLQNPLNTAAEILGAEEARAEAARRTLAEDLRVLHDLEAQRERHRETMLGELDGQLNRVARLLSEFEVRADRFIDHQLRFSNLRGLMNSRELEEQFRREAVAELPEAIDRQFGSMIDRFVEANLHFWEDVQAFLIRRQPSSEIARTRFSYDRAALLEGIAGSARQHLETTTEQDLARQLSRDAEDALKGAVGGLAGGIGIGATLGALIGASAVDFTGGILAGLTLGSLGLFVLPNKRIQAHRQLRRKVAELREALERIIRREYEREQERADQRLQDALSPYTQFTEQEQARLTQAQARAAELRARLDALRNDVRTWSTQAGST; this is encoded by the coding sequence ATGCTCGTCTCTGGCCGGGTTCAGGACCTTCTCTCGCAGGAGCGGGCGCTGCTCGCCGACCTTCAGGCGTTTCTGGAAGCGCAGGGGGCGCCGCCGGAGGCCGTAGACTACGCTCGTCAGGCCGCTCGGTCGCTGGACGAGACGTTCCTGCTCGTGGTGGTGGGTGAGTTCAATGCGGGCAAAAGCAGTTTCGTGAACGCGCTGCTGGGGTCGCCGGTGCTGCCCGAAGGGGTGACCCCCACCACCGACCGCATCTACGTTCTGGTGCATGGCGACCGCCCGGGACAGCTGGAGCCGACCCGTGACCCCTTTGTGAGCCGCCTGACCTATCCCCTCCCCAGCCTGGAAGGGGTCGCCCTGGTGGACACGCCGGGCACAAACGCGATTATCCGCCAGCACCAGGCACTGACCGAGGGCTTCTTGCCCCGTGCGGACCTGGTGCTTTTTCTGACTTCGGCAGACCGTCCCTTTACCGAGTCGGAGCGGCAGTTTCTCTCGCTGGCGGCGCGCTGGGGCCGCAGCGTCATCCTGGTCGTCAACAAGGCGGACCTGCTGGAAACGCCGGAACAGCGCGAACAGGTGCGCGAATTTGTGGAAAAGGGGGCGCGGGGTGTGCTGGGCCTGACGCCGCCCGTCTTTCTGATCAGCGCGCGGGCCGAGCAGCGGGGGGGCGACCCAGGCTTTGCCGCCCTGCGCGAGGTCCTGAAAACGCGCCTGTCAGAAACCGAGCGCACCCGCCTCAAGCTGCAAAACCCGCTGAACACAGCGGCCGAAATTCTGGGCGCTGAGGAGGCTCGTGCCGAGGCCGCACGCCGAACGCTGGCCGAGGACCTGCGTGTGTTGCACGACCTCGAAGCGCAGCGCGAGCGTCACCGTGAGACGATGCTGGGCGAACTCGACGGACAGCTTAACCGTGTGGCTCGCCTCCTCAGCGAGTTCGAGGTGCGCGCCGACCGCTTTATCGATCACCAGCTGCGCTTTTCTAACCTGCGCGGCCTGATGAACAGCCGCGAGCTGGAAGAGCAGTTTCGGCGCGAGGCGGTCGCAGAACTTCCCGAAGCGATCGACCGACAGTTTGGCAGCATGATTGACCGCTTTGTGGAGGCCAATCTGCACTTTTGGGAGGACGTGCAGGCTTTTTTGATTCGCCGCCAGCCCAGTTCGGAGATCGCGCGCACCCGCTTCTCCTACGACCGGGCCGCGCTGCTTGAAGGCATCGCGGGCAGCGCCCGGCAGCACCTGGAAACCACCACCGAGCAGGACCTCGCCCGGCAGCTCTCGCGGGACGCCGAGGACGCGCTCAAGGGCGCCGTGGGTGGCCTGGCGGGCGGCATCGGCATCGGGGCTACACTAGGGGCCCTGATAGGAGCCTCTGCCGTAGACTTCACGGGCGGCATCCTGGCCGGGCTCACCCTGGGCAGCCTGGGCCTGTTTGTCCTGCCCAACAAGCGCATCCAGGCACACCGCCAGCTGCGCCGCAAGGTTGCCGAGCTGCGCGAGGCGCTGGAGCGCATCATCCGCCGCGAGTACGAGCGCGAGCAGGAACGGGCCGACCAACGCCTGCAAGACGCCCTCAGCCCCTACACGCAGTTTACTGAGCAGGAGCAGGCCCGCCTGACGCAGGCCCAGGCGCGGGCTGCCGAACTGCGAGCGCGCCTAGATGCGCTGCGCAACGACGTTCGGACCTGGAGCACACAGGCCGGCAGCACTTGA